One window of the Corynebacterium glutamicum ATCC 13032 genome contains the following:
- the coaD gene encoding pantetheine-phosphate adenylyltransferase — MKAVCPGSFDPITLGHLDIVTRAAAQFSEVTILVTANPNKNSGLFTVAERMDLIRESTAHLDNVKVDTWASLLVDYTTEHGIGALVKGLRSSLDYEYELPMAQMNRRLTGVDTFFLLTDEKYGYVSSTLCKEVARFGGDVSGLLPEVVAKAVTEKYSNQH; from the coding sequence ATGAAAGCTGTTTGCCCAGGATCATTCGACCCCATCACCCTCGGCCACCTCGACATCGTGACCCGCGCCGCCGCGCAATTTAGCGAAGTCACCATCTTGGTCACCGCCAACCCCAACAAAAACTCAGGACTGTTCACCGTCGCAGAACGCATGGATCTCATCCGCGAATCCACCGCACACCTCGACAACGTAAAAGTAGACACCTGGGCCTCACTGCTCGTGGATTACACCACCGAACATGGCATCGGCGCCCTAGTCAAAGGCCTGCGAAGCTCCCTCGACTACGAATACGAGCTCCCCATGGCACAGATGAACAGGCGACTCACGGGCGTAGACACCTTCTTCCTCCTCACCGACGAGAAATACGGCTACGTCAGCTCCACACTGTGCAAAGAAGTTGCCCGCTTCGGTGGCGATGTCTCCGGCCTCCTACCTGAGGTAGTGGCAAAAGCCGTGACAGAAAAATACAGCAACCAGCACTAG
- a CDS encoding ATP-dependent DNA helicase RecG, translated as MLGWHDERLLKDILPAKEATAIKKALGYTTAEELLRHHVRKYSHHGSGVGIGDATEGDLVTIVGQVAFAKQSYTQSGKMLYKVTVLTETERIGISFFGAKHIPRLLPEGTRALFTGKVKFFRNEPQLSHPEFIVIPDPGSGRRLTATGGMKSLAAYGDVEEVALRLVDREYIPIYAGTATMTTWRIMAAVQRVLETMPVIKEPLSVVPEGMPSFDEAIRGIHDPGHESPSTFINRLKYNEALSLATVMAIRRADTKNRKAPPMPRALKGHQHMLIDALNFQLTVGQKQVIREISADIEQRVPMSRLLQGEVGSGKTIVSLIAMLQAIDSGRQCAMLAPTEVLATQHARSLSKTLDDAGLDINVVLLTGSMPTGAKKEALLEIISGDADIVVGTHALIQDTVEFFDLGLVVVDEQHRFGVEQRDQLRTKGREGLTPHLLVMTATPIPRTIAMTVFGDLAVSTLRELPGGRRPIQTSVIPDHKPGWVKRGWERIGEEVLAGRQAYVVCPRIEGEGGVLEIHAYLSEQVYPGLNVGMLHGRMDTDLKDSVMQEFAQGEIDILVATTVIEVGIDVANATVMLIREAERFGVSQIHQLRGRVGRGQHDSLCLLHTTFDEDSPQGQRLAAISTTTDGFQLSELDLQVRQEGDVLGTRQSGSDTKLRHLSFISDQKIIERALIDATELVAASRSRALELVSDIAMINQEYLEKS; from the coding sequence ATGTTGGGTTGGCATGACGAGCGTTTGCTCAAAGACATCCTTCCGGCAAAGGAAGCCACAGCGATTAAAAAGGCGCTGGGCTACACCACTGCGGAAGAGTTGCTCCGCCACCATGTGCGCAAATACTCCCACCACGGCTCTGGCGTGGGAATTGGTGATGCCACTGAGGGCGATCTTGTTACCATCGTGGGTCAGGTCGCCTTTGCCAAGCAGTCCTATACCCAGTCCGGCAAGATGCTGTACAAGGTTACAGTCTTGACTGAGACGGAACGCATCGGCATTTCCTTCTTCGGAGCCAAGCACATTCCGCGTCTTCTCCCAGAAGGCACTCGTGCGCTTTTTACCGGCAAGGTGAAGTTTTTTCGCAACGAACCTCAGCTATCTCATCCAGAGTTCATTGTGATCCCAGATCCTGGATCAGGCCGCCGACTCACCGCCACTGGCGGTATGAAATCTCTGGCTGCCTACGGCGATGTGGAAGAAGTGGCACTTCGTTTGGTGGATCGCGAATACATCCCGATCTATGCCGGCACCGCCACCATGACTACCTGGCGGATCATGGCTGCAGTGCAACGGGTACTGGAAACCATGCCGGTGATCAAAGAACCACTGAGCGTGGTGCCCGAAGGCATGCCCAGTTTCGACGAGGCCATCCGCGGCATTCACGATCCAGGCCATGAATCTCCCAGCACGTTTATCAACCGTCTGAAATACAACGAAGCACTATCGCTGGCCACGGTGATGGCGATCCGGCGTGCCGATACCAAGAACCGCAAAGCACCACCCATGCCGCGCGCACTCAAAGGGCATCAGCACATGCTCATCGATGCACTCAACTTTCAGCTCACAGTGGGACAGAAGCAAGTGATCCGTGAGATCAGCGCGGACATTGAACAACGCGTTCCCATGTCTCGTCTGCTCCAAGGTGAGGTTGGTTCGGGTAAAACCATCGTGTCGTTGATCGCGATGCTGCAGGCAATTGATTCCGGTAGGCAGTGCGCCATGCTCGCCCCGACGGAAGTGTTGGCCACCCAGCATGCCCGCAGCCTGAGCAAAACTCTCGACGACGCAGGCCTTGATATCAATGTTGTGCTCTTGACTGGCTCGATGCCCACGGGAGCCAAGAAGGAGGCTCTGCTGGAAATCATCTCCGGTGACGCAGACATTGTGGTCGGCACGCATGCGCTGATCCAGGACACCGTGGAGTTCTTCGACCTTGGCCTCGTGGTGGTGGATGAGCAGCACCGTTTCGGCGTGGAGCAACGCGATCAACTGCGGACCAAGGGCAGGGAAGGCCTGACCCCGCACCTATTGGTTATGACTGCGACCCCAATTCCGCGCACCATCGCCATGACGGTGTTCGGCGACTTGGCGGTGTCCACGTTGCGTGAACTTCCAGGCGGGCGCCGGCCGATTCAAACCTCGGTGATACCCGATCACAAACCTGGCTGGGTTAAACGCGGTTGGGAACGCATCGGTGAGGAAGTCCTCGCCGGACGCCAAGCCTATGTGGTGTGTCCGCGCATTGAAGGCGAAGGCGGCGTGCTGGAAATCCACGCCTATCTTTCCGAACAGGTATATCCAGGATTGAATGTTGGAATGCTGCACGGTCGCATGGACACGGATCTCAAAGATTCGGTCATGCAGGAATTCGCCCAAGGTGAGATCGATATTTTGGTCGCCACCACGGTCATTGAGGTCGGTATTGACGTTGCCAACGCCACCGTCATGCTCATCCGCGAGGCGGAACGCTTCGGCGTTTCCCAGATCCACCAGCTGCGCGGCCGTGTTGGCCGTGGGCAGCACGATTCCCTCTGCCTGCTGCACACCACCTTCGACGAGGACTCCCCACAAGGCCAACGCCTCGCCGCAATTTCCACCACAACCGACGGTTTTCAACTCTCTGAACTTGATTTGCAGGTACGCCAAGAAGGCGACGTGTTGGGCACCCGCCAGTCCGGCAGCGACACCAAACTCCGTCACCTCTCGTTTATCAGCGACCAAAAAATCATCGAGCGTGCGCTTATCGACGCCACCGAGCTGGTTGCCGCCAGCCGTTCCAGGGCGCTTGAGCTGGTCAGCGACATCGCAATGATCAACCAGGAATACCTGGAAAAGAGCTGA
- a CDS encoding amino acid ABC transporter ATP-binding protein: MSQLMIDAQQVCKNYGRLEVLKGIDLQVPKGTVTCLIGPSGSGKSTMLRCVNHLEKVNAGRLYVDGDLIGYRERDGVLYEISEKDAAKQRSDIGMVFQNFNLFPHRTVIENIIEAPIHVKKQPESKARARAMELLEQVGLAHKADAYPVQLSGGQQQRVAIARAVAMEPKLMLFDEPTSALDPELVGEVLRVMKQLADDGMTMLVVTHEMGFAHEVADQVVFMADGVVVEAGTPEQVLDNPKEQRTKDFLSSLL; the protein is encoded by the coding sequence ATGTCGCAACTGATGATTGATGCTCAGCAGGTCTGCAAAAACTACGGACGCTTGGAAGTGCTCAAGGGCATTGACTTGCAGGTTCCTAAAGGTACCGTCACCTGCTTGATCGGTCCTTCTGGTTCCGGTAAATCCACCATGCTGCGCTGCGTTAACCACCTGGAAAAGGTCAACGCGGGTCGCTTGTATGTCGATGGCGATCTCATTGGCTACCGCGAGCGCGATGGCGTGCTGTACGAAATCTCTGAGAAGGACGCCGCCAAGCAGCGCTCCGATATCGGCATGGTGTTCCAGAACTTCAACCTCTTCCCCCACCGCACGGTGATCGAGAACATCATCGAAGCTCCCATCCACGTGAAGAAGCAGCCCGAAAGCAAGGCCCGCGCACGTGCCATGGAGCTGCTTGAGCAGGTCGGCCTCGCCCACAAGGCGGACGCCTACCCCGTCCAACTGTCGGGTGGTCAGCAGCAGCGCGTTGCAATTGCCCGCGCCGTCGCCATGGAGCCAAAGCTCATGCTTTTCGACGAACCCACCAGCGCTTTGGACCCTGAACTCGTCGGTGAAGTCCTGCGAGTGATGAAACAGCTCGCCGACGACGGCATGACCATGCTTGTTGTCACCCACGAAATGGGCTTCGCCCACGAAGTCGCCGACCAGGTCGTGTTCATGGCCGATGGAGTTGTCGTTGAAGCCGGAACCCCCGAACAAGTTCTGGACAATCCAAAGGAACAGCGCACCAAAGACTTCCTGTCTTCTCTGCTCTAA
- a CDS encoding acetyl-CoA carboxylase biotin carboxyl carrier protein subunit: MKIYAPFAGIVHYFVDEGDPVETGMQLGTVETIKLEAPIMAPGPGIVAKVSFDDFSDVTGGDELLELEAKN; this comes from the coding sequence ATGAAGATCTACGCACCTTTTGCTGGAATCGTCCACTATTTTGTCGATGAAGGCGATCCCGTGGAAACCGGCATGCAACTGGGAACGGTAGAAACCATCAAACTCGAGGCACCAATCATGGCACCGGGACCTGGCATCGTAGCTAAGGTTTCTTTTGATGATTTCTCCGACGTCACCGGCGGCGATGAACTCCTCGAATTGGAGGCAAAGAACTAA
- a CDS encoding amino acid ABC transporter permease, whose protein sequence is MSDLNQGPGASTAQPKPIEAKPLRHPGRWVAAAIIVALLAWFIISALNNEAYGWDTYRSYLFDTRIATAALHTIALTLLSMILGVVLGAILAVMRMSGNPVMQGVAWLYLWIFRGTPIYVQLVFWGLLGSLYQSINLGFAEIDLQSLLSNMFLLAVIGLGLNEAAYMAEIVRSGIQAVPEGQMEASKALGMNWSMTMRRTILPQAMRIIIPPTGNELISMLKTTSLVVAIPYSLELYGRSMDIAYSLFEPVPMLLVAASWYLVITSILMVGQYYLEKHFEKGSTRTLTARQLAALADAEGAIPGNVTVVPETSKEN, encoded by the coding sequence ATGTCAGATCTTAATCAAGGGCCTGGAGCTTCAACGGCCCAACCGAAACCGATTGAAGCCAAGCCACTACGCCACCCTGGCCGGTGGGTCGCAGCCGCTATCATCGTGGCACTGCTCGCATGGTTTATCATCAGCGCGCTCAACAATGAGGCCTACGGTTGGGATACCTACCGCTCGTATCTTTTTGACACCCGCATTGCCACCGCGGCACTTCACACCATTGCGCTGACCTTGCTGTCCATGATCTTGGGTGTGGTTCTCGGCGCAATCTTGGCCGTCATGCGTATGTCCGGCAACCCTGTCATGCAGGGCGTAGCGTGGCTGTACCTGTGGATTTTCCGCGGCACCCCAATTTATGTGCAGTTGGTGTTCTGGGGCCTGCTGGGTTCCTTGTACCAGTCGATCAACCTCGGTTTCGCAGAGATCGATCTGCAAAGCTTGCTGTCTAATATGTTCCTGCTCGCGGTGATCGGTCTGGGTCTCAACGAGGCTGCGTACATGGCGGAAATCGTGCGCTCGGGCATCCAAGCGGTGCCTGAGGGCCAGATGGAGGCGTCGAAAGCTTTGGGTATGAACTGGTCAATGACCATGCGTCGCACCATCTTGCCGCAGGCCATGCGCATCATCATTCCGCCAACCGGCAATGAACTGATCTCCATGCTCAAGACCACCTCTCTGGTTGTTGCGATTCCTTATTCTCTCGAGCTGTACGGCCGCAGCATGGATATTGCGTACTCCCTCTTCGAGCCAGTTCCAATGCTTCTGGTTGCTGCGAGCTGGTACTTGGTCATCACCTCTATTCTTATGGTTGGTCAGTACTACCTGGAGAAGCACTTCGAAAAGGGCAGCACCCGCACCCTGACCGCACGTCAGCTCGCTGCGTTGGCTGATGCTGAAGGCGCAATCCCGGGCAATGTCACCGTTGTTCCTGAAACTTCCAAGGAGAACTAG
- a CDS encoding DUF368 domain-containing protein yields the protein MSATNPDALDVQHVYPIKTKKTPLAVIFNIISGGLIGMAELVPGISGGTVALVLGIYERALHNGDLLIDLIKVLIKDRSKVKEAAAKIDWWFLGAIGVGMVVMVFSMSSILHTVVEDYPEITRGLFLGMVAVSILVPLGMMDMRDAKKRLAIVIPLFIICAMLGFFGTSFTSAPRTDPSLIFVFICAAIAVCALVLPGVSGSFFLLAVGMYAPIMESLSNRDLSVIGVFLLGALTGVILFVKVLSYVLEHHRTITLTIMAGLMLGSLRALWPWQDGDANLLAPGDNAVMIFSIIILGGAIVAALMFAERVSSKNIDSETVAEEHPR from the coding sequence ATGAGCGCCACCAACCCTGATGCCCTAGACGTGCAGCACGTCTATCCCATCAAGACGAAAAAGACTCCACTTGCGGTGATTTTCAACATCATTAGCGGTGGTTTGATTGGAATGGCGGAGTTGGTGCCAGGAATTTCCGGCGGAACTGTCGCTTTGGTTCTTGGAATTTATGAGCGCGCACTGCACAACGGTGATCTCCTCATTGATCTGATCAAGGTGTTGATCAAGGACCGCTCGAAGGTTAAGGAAGCTGCGGCGAAAATCGACTGGTGGTTCCTCGGCGCTATCGGCGTTGGCATGGTCGTGATGGTCTTCTCGATGTCATCGATTTTGCATACAGTTGTTGAGGACTACCCAGAGATCACTCGCGGTCTGTTCCTTGGAATGGTTGCCGTGTCTATCCTTGTTCCGTTGGGAATGATGGATATGCGGGATGCCAAGAAGCGCCTCGCAATCGTCATCCCGCTATTTATAATCTGCGCCATGCTGGGATTCTTTGGAACATCCTTCACTAGTGCGCCTCGCACCGATCCTTCACTGATCTTTGTCTTCATCTGTGCTGCGATCGCTGTGTGTGCTCTTGTTCTTCCTGGTGTTTCAGGATCATTCTTCTTGCTGGCGGTCGGTATGTACGCGCCAATCATGGAATCTCTGTCCAACCGTGACTTGTCGGTCATCGGCGTGTTCTTGCTTGGCGCGCTCACCGGTGTGATCTTGTTTGTGAAGGTTTTGTCTTATGTTCTCGAGCACCACCGCACCATCACGCTGACCATCATGGCTGGTCTCATGCTGGGTTCACTTCGTGCGCTGTGGCCTTGGCAGGACGGTGACGCTAATCTACTTGCTCCTGGCGATAACGCCGTGATGATTTTCAGCATCATCATTCTTGGTGGCGCGATTGTCGCTGCTTTGATGTTTGCTGAGCGTGTGTCTTCCAAGAACATTGATTCTGAGACCGTGGCAGAAGAGCACCCGCGCTAA
- the rsmD gene encoding 16S rRNA (guanine(966)-N(2))-methyltransferase RsmD, with protein MGQTRIISGDARGRKIEVPPAGTRPTSDRAREGLFSSLQVRFGFEGQRVLDIFAGSGALGLEAASRGADEVVLVESNPKAVEVIRRNVDVVKHPRVTVAEMKASTYLASAPDKFFTMVLADPPYELADDAVTEMLTALTPKLLDGAAVVVERHVDSPETAWPAWLVPTTQKLKKRTYGIARMDMAVFDESLLQE; from the coding sequence ATGGGTCAAACCCGCATCATTTCCGGCGACGCACGCGGCCGCAAGATCGAAGTACCACCAGCAGGTACCCGCCCCACCTCTGACCGCGCACGCGAAGGTCTCTTCTCCTCACTGCAGGTCCGTTTCGGATTTGAGGGCCAGCGCGTCCTCGACATTTTTGCCGGCTCCGGCGCACTCGGATTGGAAGCTGCCTCCAGGGGTGCCGATGAGGTAGTTCTGGTCGAGTCGAATCCTAAGGCCGTAGAGGTAATTCGACGGAATGTGGACGTCGTAAAGCATCCTCGCGTAACCGTCGCAGAGATGAAAGCATCCACCTACCTTGCGTCCGCACCCGATAAGTTTTTCACGATGGTGCTCGCCGACCCGCCCTATGAGCTTGCCGACGACGCCGTCACCGAGATGCTCACCGCATTGACGCCTAAGCTTCTCGACGGCGCCGCCGTGGTCGTGGAACGCCACGTAGACTCGCCAGAAACCGCATGGCCCGCCTGGCTGGTACCCACCACCCAGAAACTTAAAAAACGAACCTACGGCATAGCACGCATGGACATGGCCGTTTTCGACGAATCTCTGCTTCAGGAGTAA
- a CDS encoding DAK2 domain-containing protein translates to MSSSESSRSEGSQPAPSVQPERRADSTGAPAAASKEASQQMDAAGVLEWARTAVEQLSERRAEINALNVFPVPDADTGSNMTYTMTAALDEALKLGELGDVARITEALAVGSVRGARGNSGVVLSQVLRAIAQAAADGVIDGHTIQEALSIARSLVDRAITDPVEGTVVTVLRSAAIEVEHLVEAGHAALPDVVNAAVKAARTALARTPSQLAVLREAGVVDAGGQGLVILLESLAEQINGNPPHHPSHHSEPAEEPSFHGKTGDLEVMFYIACDSAQTLDALHNELETLGDSLLIARETNTRGTVHIHSRRAGEVIQKAFAAGDVSELRLEILPDTSGSFTEEPRRVLMAVAPDGLVAELYRSAGVKVVARNIAQSKSDDVVAKIVSIARKSGADEVILLPNGLLTKRELVSIERSSHAFEQSVVILPTATLVAGLAAVSVHEPAQPLAVDSYAMAEAAGSMRTATIRAATSAALTQAGACSKGDLLSFIGPEIALVSEELNDALSRTALRLLDGSSEQITLLIAQDRQSAFDEDVFRRGLGTHTDVEITVYPATGMENLVEIGVE, encoded by the coding sequence ATGTCCAGTTCCGAAAGCTCGCGTTCCGAAGGCTCGCAGCCAGCACCGTCTGTACAGCCTGAACGCCGTGCTGATTCAACGGGGGCTCCTGCGGCAGCTTCCAAGGAAGCTTCCCAACAAATGGACGCTGCCGGAGTTCTTGAGTGGGCCAGGACCGCTGTCGAGCAGCTTTCTGAACGTCGTGCAGAGATCAATGCACTGAATGTCTTTCCTGTTCCAGATGCAGACACTGGATCAAACATGACCTACACCATGACAGCTGCGTTGGATGAAGCGCTGAAACTGGGGGAGTTGGGTGATGTCGCAAGGATTACTGAGGCTTTGGCTGTTGGTTCTGTGCGTGGAGCCCGAGGAAATTCTGGAGTAGTCCTTAGTCAGGTCCTTCGCGCTATTGCTCAGGCAGCTGCTGACGGGGTTATTGATGGCCACACAATCCAAGAAGCGCTATCCATTGCTCGCTCCCTAGTTGATCGCGCAATTACAGATCCTGTGGAGGGCACTGTTGTCACTGTGTTGCGTTCTGCAGCTATTGAAGTAGAACACCTCGTGGAGGCAGGACACGCCGCGTTGCCCGATGTCGTCAACGCAGCAGTGAAAGCAGCACGCACCGCGCTTGCCAGGACGCCATCCCAACTAGCTGTTCTCCGAGAAGCCGGAGTTGTTGATGCCGGGGGACAGGGCCTAGTTATTCTCCTGGAGTCCCTGGCCGAACAAATCAACGGAAACCCACCTCACCATCCATCGCACCACAGTGAACCAGCCGAAGAACCCTCCTTCCACGGCAAAACCGGCGACCTAGAAGTGATGTTTTACATTGCATGCGACTCCGCGCAAACACTCGATGCTCTCCACAACGAACTTGAAACACTAGGCGACAGCCTGCTCATCGCCCGAGAAACCAATACCCGCGGCACCGTTCACATCCATTCGCGCCGGGCAGGCGAGGTCATCCAAAAAGCATTTGCCGCAGGAGACGTCAGCGAACTCCGCCTTGAAATCCTCCCCGATACTTCCGGCAGCTTCACGGAAGAACCACGCCGGGTCCTCATGGCTGTCGCACCTGACGGCCTGGTGGCGGAGCTGTACCGCAGCGCTGGAGTGAAGGTGGTGGCCCGCAACATCGCGCAATCCAAGTCTGATGATGTGGTGGCAAAGATCGTTTCCATCGCGCGCAAGTCTGGTGCCGATGAGGTGATCTTGCTGCCCAACGGTCTTTTGACCAAGCGTGAGCTGGTTTCCATTGAGCGTTCCAGCCATGCTTTTGAGCAAAGTGTGGTTATTTTGCCTACTGCCACGTTGGTTGCAGGTCTTGCAGCGGTGTCCGTTCATGAGCCAGCGCAACCCCTGGCGGTGGATTCCTATGCCATGGCAGAGGCCGCCGGTTCCATGCGCACGGCCACGATCCGCGCCGCCACCAGCGCCGCGCTCACCCAGGCCGGCGCATGCTCCAAGGGTGATCTATTAAGCTTCATCGGCCCGGAGATAGCTCTGGTCTCCGAGGAGCTCAACGACGCGCTATCGCGCACCGCTTTAAGGCTTCTCGACGGCTCCAGCGAGCAAATTACCCTTCTCATAGCGCAAGACCGTCAGTCCGCCTTCGACGAAGATGTTTTCCGCCGTGGCCTGGGAACTCACACGGATGTGGAGATCACGGTCTATCCTGCTACTGGAATGGAGAATCTGGTAGAGATCGGAGTGGAGTAG
- a CDS encoding DUF1266 domain-containing protein: MSSQQTIFIILLFAAVILISIVMITAAFKTRKKRFAARAEGMANPTIPAPTVPWQRFAGALAALYARPEWHKTRGAKRVYSAEQTYFGFVSAMPLGMVQNMLQTDWGVKKSEHAVDQLSKGVEVIVGVAAGNWRKNGVSPAQVEEAGQRLAAEGLAHPHFVVFQKQLQQADPNAEYDLDVLAFDIARVANLLRWAAYTDLLLPAEARWFQDQLGIAAAVSFGSWEEYGERYVRGLQKNFKGGNKPYIEGERWLNTEAESPWKTQKWISA; this comes from the coding sequence ATGTCGAGCCAACAAACGATCTTCATCATTTTGCTCTTTGCCGCAGTGATTCTCATTTCCATAGTAATGATTACAGCTGCCTTCAAAACCCGGAAAAAGCGCTTTGCCGCGCGGGCTGAAGGAATGGCCAACCCTACAATTCCTGCGCCAACTGTGCCGTGGCAGCGCTTCGCCGGAGCACTTGCAGCCTTGTACGCTAGGCCTGAATGGCACAAGACCCGCGGAGCGAAACGAGTGTACTCAGCTGAACAGACTTATTTTGGGTTTGTCTCAGCAATGCCACTGGGGATGGTGCAAAACATGCTGCAAACAGACTGGGGTGTGAAAAAGTCTGAGCATGCAGTTGATCAGCTTTCTAAAGGAGTGGAAGTGATCGTTGGGGTAGCCGCAGGCAACTGGCGTAAAAACGGAGTATCACCCGCACAAGTGGAAGAGGCAGGCCAGCGGTTAGCAGCTGAAGGATTGGCTCATCCACACTTTGTTGTATTCCAAAAGCAGCTTCAACAGGCAGATCCAAATGCAGAATATGATCTCGATGTGCTCGCATTTGATATCGCACGCGTAGCCAACCTCCTTCGCTGGGCTGCTTATACAGATCTGTTGCTCCCTGCAGAAGCCCGTTGGTTCCAAGACCAGCTGGGAATTGCGGCTGCTGTGTCCTTTGGGAGCTGGGAAGAATACGGAGAGCGATACGTCCGTGGACTACAGAAGAACTTCAAGGGCGGAAACAAGCCATATATCGAAGGAGAACGCTGGCTCAACACTGAGGCTGAAAGTCCATGGAAGACCCAAAAGTGGATTAGCGCCTAA
- a CDS encoding uracil-DNA glycosylase — protein MTNTLWNSVDELPIHDSWKPVLKPVEDAIRKLGVFLAEEEFLPPVDDVFRAFSYPFDAVKVLIMGQDPYPTPGHAMGLSFSTQPDVRPLPRSLNNIFKELVSDVGSLGDSASEQGALDLGINAPGSVAGTQVALPADGDLRAWSNQGVALFNRVLTVHPGQAGSHKGKGWEAVTEQAIKALAERDQPLVAILWGKQAQEVQKFLGDTPCICSVHPSPLSASRGFFGSKPFSRANEILSSLGATEIDWSL, from the coding sequence ATGACCAACACCCTATGGAATTCAGTAGACGAACTCCCCATCCACGACTCCTGGAAACCAGTACTCAAACCAGTCGAAGACGCCATCCGAAAACTCGGTGTATTCCTCGCGGAAGAAGAATTCCTTCCACCAGTAGATGACGTATTCAGAGCATTTAGCTACCCCTTTGACGCAGTAAAAGTACTGATCATGGGACAAGACCCATATCCCACCCCAGGACATGCCATGGGACTGAGCTTTTCCACCCAACCAGACGTACGACCACTGCCACGGAGCCTGAACAATATCTTCAAAGAGCTGGTGAGTGATGTCGGCTCTTTAGGCGATTCGGCGTCAGAGCAGGGGGCCTTGGACTTAGGTATTAACGCGCCGGGCTCTGTCGCTGGCACACAAGTTGCCTTGCCCGCGGACGGCGACCTCCGTGCATGGAGCAACCAAGGCGTCGCATTGTTCAACCGCGTACTCACCGTCCACCCAGGCCAGGCCGGAAGCCACAAGGGTAAAGGCTGGGAAGCGGTAACCGAACAGGCGATTAAAGCCTTGGCGGAGCGGGATCAACCCTTGGTGGCAATCCTGTGGGGTAAACAAGCCCAAGAGGTACAGAAATTCCTTGGAGATACGCCGTGTATCTGCTCAGTGCACCCATCACCGCTGTCGGCGTCGAGAGGCTTTTTTGGCTCTAAGCCTTTTAGTCGTGCGAACGAAATCTTAAGCAGCCTCGGTGCCACCGAGATCGATTGGTCGCTGTAA
- a CDS encoding ABC transporter substrate-binding protein, translating into MAGSILPMIESFTRLRISQTPPLKRLLHSTLRFPKIPKRAVAATVGIVATSFTLASCVTNEEQGNPDGWEQIVPDPVPEIQAMVPEALAQRGVLTAGANPPFPPFEFKDSDGQIIGVEMDLVRAMAGVMGLEFSPQEQDFSLILPSVQAGTLDIGASGFTDNEERRENFDFIDFLFAGVQWAQATDRETPIDPENACGLTVAVQRTTVAETDDVRPRSAQCEAEGKEPITILSYETADTAATALILGRADALAADSPVSAWAAERSEGRIEVVGDMYLAAPFGFAFPLESDLTPAAAAAFQHLIDTGDYQRIMAQWGIEEGLLDEALINEQPLN; encoded by the coding sequence ATGGCAGGTAGTATTTTGCCCATGATTGAGAGTTTCACCCGATTGCGAATTTCGCAGACACCGCCTCTGAAACGGCTACTGCATAGCACTTTGCGTTTCCCCAAAATCCCCAAGCGCGCTGTAGCGGCGACCGTCGGCATCGTGGCAACCTCATTCACCTTGGCTTCTTGTGTCACCAATGAGGAGCAGGGCAACCCAGATGGCTGGGAGCAGATCGTTCCAGATCCTGTACCGGAGATTCAGGCGATGGTTCCCGAAGCTCTGGCTCAGCGCGGTGTGCTCACCGCCGGTGCCAACCCACCTTTCCCACCGTTTGAGTTTAAAGATTCCGATGGTCAGATTATCGGTGTGGAAATGGACCTCGTGCGTGCAATGGCGGGGGTGATGGGCTTGGAGTTCAGCCCTCAGGAGCAGGATTTCTCCCTCATCCTTCCATCGGTTCAAGCTGGCACCCTTGATATCGGAGCCTCTGGCTTCACTGACAACGAGGAACGCCGCGAGAACTTTGATTTCATCGATTTCCTCTTCGCAGGTGTGCAGTGGGCGCAGGCAACTGATCGTGAAACCCCAATCGATCCGGAAAACGCCTGTGGTCTCACCGTTGCTGTACAGCGCACAACCGTGGCAGAGACCGACGATGTCCGTCCTCGCTCAGCTCAATGTGAAGCCGAAGGCAAAGAGCCGATCACCATTTTGTCTTATGAAACCGCAGATACTGCAGCTACCGCATTGATCCTGGGACGCGCAGACGCACTTGCTGCGGACTCCCCTGTTTCAGCTTGGGCTGCAGAGCGCTCCGAAGGCCGCATCGAAGTTGTGGGCGATATGTACTTGGCTGCGCCATTTGGTTTCGCATTCCCGTTGGAATCTGACCTCACCCCAGCAGCAGCTGCGGCGTTCCAACACTTGATTGACACCGGCGATTACCAGCGCATCATGGCGCAATGGGGCATTGAAGAAGGCCTTCTTGATGAGGCCCTGATCAACGAACAGCCACTCAACTAG